The following coding sequences are from one Paenibacillus stellifer window:
- a CDS encoding IS4 family transposase, with protein sequence MKKSTTFTTLVQTLLTEEDVHEILQELKYKDTATKFTASQLLLFFMHSALGQWDSYRSGVGKAVTCGLMPVCYSTFSSKASEVPYELFKQLFHRLLSKCNRATKRHLGIPKNLLLVDSTTLTVGKTRLPWALFHGERAGIKLHVAFAASTEQPVQVIETIGSAHDGPIGERLAHKDYILVNDRAYGKIKRFDQYVREQQFFVTRIKENVTLVQSRSLKRERKATSNVVKDVTCYLGTPQCQSKLRHRVVIFTDDYGHEIRVATNLKHRSAEQIADMYKARWGIEVFFRWIKQNLNVPILFGTTKNAVFNQLFAALMTYVVLKWLYVRSKSHIIACKSIPLIRFKECMQTNQWQVEWLIAIAKILDRYVYLSCLKIPET encoded by the coding sequence ATGAAAAAGTCTACCACGTTCACCACCTTAGTTCAAACGTTATTGACGGAAGAAGATGTACATGAAATTCTGCAAGAATTGAAGTATAAGGACACAGCGACCAAGTTTACAGCAAGCCAACTGCTCCTTTTCTTTATGCACTCGGCCTTAGGCCAGTGGGATAGCTACCGCTCGGGCGTAGGAAAAGCGGTGACATGCGGCTTGATGCCCGTTTGTTACTCTACCTTCTCTTCTAAAGCCAGTGAAGTGCCGTATGAGCTGTTCAAGCAATTATTTCATCGACTTCTCTCAAAATGTAATCGGGCCACGAAACGTCATCTGGGTATTCCCAAGAACCTGTTGCTGGTGGACTCTACGACCCTCACGGTAGGAAAAACCAGACTGCCCTGGGCCTTATTTCATGGAGAACGCGCAGGAATTAAACTGCATGTGGCATTTGCGGCAAGCACGGAGCAGCCGGTTCAGGTGATTGAAACCATCGGCTCTGCTCACGACGGACCTATTGGAGAACGGCTTGCCCACAAAGACTACATTCTGGTCAATGATCGCGCGTACGGAAAAATCAAGCGCTTTGATCAGTATGTGCGAGAACAACAATTTTTCGTCACTCGGATCAAAGAGAATGTGACCTTAGTGCAATCTCGTTCCTTAAAACGAGAAAGGAAAGCAACCTCAAATGTCGTCAAGGACGTCACTTGTTATTTGGGGACGCCGCAATGTCAATCGAAGCTTCGACATCGCGTGGTCATTTTCACGGATGATTATGGTCATGAAATAAGAGTCGCTACCAATCTTAAGCATCGGTCTGCGGAACAAATCGCTGACATGTACAAGGCCAGATGGGGCATCGAAGTGTTCTTTCGGTGGATCAAGCAAAACTTAAATGTACCCATTCTCTTTGGAACCACCAAGAATGCCGTATTTAATCAGTTGTTCGCTGCTCTCATGACCTATGTGGTCTTGAAGTGGCTCTATGTTCGTTCCAAATCTCATATTATTGCGTGCAAATCCATTCCCCTGATTCGTTTTAAGGAATGTATGCAGACCAACCAATGGCAAGTGGAGTGGCTCATCGCAATCGCTAAGATTTTGGATAGGTATGTCTATTTGTCGTGTCTTAAAATTCCAGAAACTTGA